One Luteibacter aegosomaticola genomic window carries:
- a CDS encoding SpoIIE family protein phosphatase encodes MVLRSIASRLALGVLVGSAIVLVVTGGLLLNHTRDQMLGQTRQEAEAVADAAATRIQGRIDAVAKVAQVVAGVLSTRREQAPGVIHDVLAVNPELVDVSAVFIPRDVNHLRPEDAPVARRQADGSLVADDRLGDPEPYWSSTWFVRGLNCDHGCWQPPFRRAGRDDTLIGYSVAIPGKDVPVIGVADATISLGWLQQLLGELAKPEHASAFVADANGDFLAHDWRSYIGTRGSKPLLDAIARNQNPVRITPEDGGRVSEPVWVYFVPIRGTHWTFGLSMPERQVLADLRRTYLVDVLLGVFALVAVSLITLIITRRLMAPLTVLADRAENVSRGDLDFELPKVTRDDDVGRLTRAFDQMRHQLAGHIDTAQRIARDQARMTSELEIAGQIQLALIPDPHWIADDGRLEVHAALRPASAVGGDLYMYFALGAKHVCVMVGDVSDKGIPAALFMARTITLARTIATHARSPSDILGTLNRELCKGNDTCMFVTLLCGVIETETGLLSLASAGHEQPVLHAGGSAILVDVETGPALGLDREARYPVRVLTLLGGDTLLMYTDGVSEAHAGNQRLYGTHALLDSVARVDEGAHPETYVERVLEDVDAYTAGAPAYDDIALLALTWHDTGVEGARIHAVVHS; translated from the coding sequence ATGGTCCTTCGCAGCATCGCCTCGCGACTGGCCCTTGGCGTCCTGGTGGGCTCGGCCATCGTGCTGGTCGTGACCGGCGGCCTGCTCCTGAACCATACGCGGGACCAGATGCTGGGCCAGACCCGGCAGGAAGCCGAGGCTGTCGCCGATGCTGCGGCCACCCGTATCCAGGGGCGGATCGACGCCGTAGCCAAGGTGGCGCAGGTGGTGGCTGGCGTGCTCAGCACCCGCCGCGAGCAAGCCCCGGGCGTCATCCACGACGTCCTCGCCGTCAATCCCGAACTGGTCGATGTCAGCGCGGTCTTCATTCCCCGCGACGTGAACCACCTTCGCCCGGAGGACGCGCCGGTCGCCCGCCGCCAGGCCGATGGCAGCCTCGTCGCAGACGACCGCCTGGGTGATCCGGAACCCTACTGGAGCTCCACCTGGTTCGTTCGCGGCCTGAACTGCGACCACGGCTGCTGGCAGCCGCCCTTCCGCCGTGCCGGGCGCGACGACACACTGATCGGCTATTCCGTCGCGATCCCGGGCAAGGACGTGCCGGTCATCGGCGTCGCCGACGCCACGATCAGCCTGGGCTGGCTCCAGCAGCTGCTGGGCGAGCTCGCCAAGCCCGAGCACGCCTCCGCGTTCGTCGCGGATGCCAACGGCGATTTCCTGGCCCACGACTGGCGCTCCTACATCGGCACGCGCGGCAGCAAACCCCTGCTCGATGCGATCGCCCGCAACCAGAACCCGGTGCGGATCACCCCCGAGGACGGCGGCCGGGTCAGCGAGCCCGTATGGGTCTACTTCGTACCCATCAGGGGCACGCACTGGACCTTCGGCCTCTCGATGCCGGAGCGGCAGGTGTTGGCCGATCTTCGCCGCACTTATCTCGTCGATGTGCTGCTCGGCGTCTTCGCCCTGGTGGCCGTCTCGCTTATCACGCTCATCATCACCCGCCGGCTCATGGCGCCGTTGACCGTGCTGGCGGATCGCGCGGAAAACGTCTCGCGCGGCGATCTGGACTTCGAACTACCGAAGGTAACCCGCGACGACGATGTCGGCCGGCTGACCCGCGCCTTCGACCAGATGCGCCACCAGCTGGCCGGGCATATCGACACGGCACAGCGCATCGCCCGCGACCAGGCGCGCATGACCAGCGAGCTGGAGATCGCCGGGCAAATCCAGCTTGCCCTGATCCCCGATCCACACTGGATCGCGGATGACGGACGCCTCGAAGTGCATGCCGCGCTACGTCCCGCCAGCGCGGTGGGTGGCGATCTGTACATGTACTTCGCGCTTGGTGCGAAGCACGTCTGCGTCATGGTGGGCGACGTCTCGGACAAGGGCATCCCCGCCGCGCTGTTCATGGCGCGCACCATCACCCTCGCCCGCACCATCGCCACCCATGCGCGCTCGCCCAGCGACATCCTGGGCACGCTCAATCGCGAACTGTGCAAGGGTAACGACACCTGCATGTTCGTCACCCTGCTCTGCGGCGTGATCGAAACCGAAACCGGCCTGCTTTCCCTGGCCAGCGCCGGCCACGAGCAACCGGTGCTGCATGCTGGCGGCAGCGCCATCCTCGTCGATGTGGAAACCGGCCCCGCACTCGGCCTCGACCGCGAAGCGCGCTACCCTGTACGCGTACTTACGCTGCTGGGGGGCGATACCTTGCTCATGTACACCGATGGCGTCAGCGAAGCCCACGCGGGCAACCAGCGCCTGTACGGCACGCACGCACTGCTGGACAGCGTCGCGCGGGTCGATGAAGGCGCGCACCCGGAGACCTACGTGGAACGCGTGCTCGAGGACGTCGATGCCTATACCGCGGGTGCACCCGCTTACGACGACATCGCGCTGCTTGCGCTGACATGGCACGACACCGGCGTGGAAGGAGCGCGGATCCATGCGGTTGTGCATTCCTAA
- a CDS encoding STAS domain-containing protein, with protein MTLIVRSESPTPARSTVWLEGRLDANTFTDLDEALSDITPMVDNGGTLVLDLSQLDYISSAGLRSLAQLRKKMNDRGGRTLLLNPQPQVKKVFDIVKAVPVKEVFASINELDQYLDHIQRTVTGQH; from the coding sequence ATGACCCTCATCGTCCGCAGCGAAAGCCCCACGCCGGCGCGCAGTACCGTCTGGCTCGAAGGGCGGCTGGATGCCAATACCTTCACCGATCTCGATGAGGCCCTCAGCGATATCACGCCGATGGTCGACAACGGCGGCACGCTCGTCCTGGATCTCTCGCAGCTCGATTACATCAGCAGCGCCGGCCTTCGCAGCCTGGCGCAGCTACGCAAGAAGATGAATGACCGCGGCGGCCGCACGCTGCTGCTCAACCCGCAGCCGCAGGTGAAAAAGGTCTTCGATATCGTGAAAGCAGTGCCGGTAAAAGAGGTGTTCGCGAGCATCAACGAGCTCGACCAATACCTCGACCACATCCAGCGCACGGTAACCGGCCAGCACTAA
- the secE gene encoding preprotein translocase subunit SecE — MNTKAQEAKGTSPADIGKLLLAFIVLAAGIVGFYYYADNPNVPGLARGVGVVVAVVAALAIGAFTAPGRKLRSFLAESQFELRKVVWPSRDETLKTTGIIIVVVIILSLLMGLIDWLLKSIVLDWLLKIGH; from the coding sequence ATGAACACGAAGGCACAAGAAGCCAAGGGCACCAGCCCGGCCGACATCGGCAAGCTCCTGCTTGCCTTCATCGTTCTCGCGGCCGGCATTGTCGGCTTCTACTATTACGCCGATAACCCGAACGTTCCGGGCCTTGCCCGTGGCGTGGGTGTCGTCGTTGCCGTTGTCGCCGCCCTGGCGATCGGTGCATTTACGGCTCCGGGCCGTAAGCTGCGTAGCTTCCTTGCGGAGTCGCAGTTCGAGTTGCGCAAGGTCGTCTGGCCGTCGCGCGACGAAACGCTGAAGACCACCGGTATCATCATCGTGGTCGTCATCATTCTTTCGCTGCTGATGGGGCTCATCGACTGGCTGTTGAAGTCGATCGTGCTCGATTGGCTGCTCAAGATCGGACATTGA
- the rplA gene encoding 50S ribosomal protein L1: MAKITKRMKAASAAVQPGKTYGLDEALKIVKDNAKAKFAESVDVSIRLGIDAKKSDQGVRGSSLLPHGTGKTVRVAVFVPAGEKADAALAAGADAVGMDDLAEKMAAGDLNYGRVIATPDAMRVVGKLGQVLGPRGLMPNPKDGSVTADVATAVKNAKAGQVKFRNDKGGIIHATIGKASFDAAQLADNLNALLGDLVKAKPAAAKGQYIQKVALSSTMGVGVPVDTSTVNTSAK, encoded by the coding sequence ATGGCAAAGATCACCAAGCGTATGAAGGCCGCATCGGCCGCCGTCCAGCCGGGCAAGACCTACGGCCTCGACGAAGCTCTCAAGATCGTCAAGGACAACGCCAAGGCCAAGTTCGCTGAGTCGGTGGACGTGTCCATCCGCCTCGGCATCGACGCCAAGAAGTCGGACCAGGGCGTCCGCGGTTCCTCGCTGCTGCCTCACGGCACCGGCAAGACCGTCCGCGTCGCCGTGTTCGTGCCGGCGGGTGAAAAGGCTGACGCCGCGCTCGCCGCTGGCGCCGACGCCGTCGGTATGGACGACCTCGCCGAGAAGATGGCGGCTGGCGACCTGAACTACGGCCGCGTCATCGCTACGCCGGACGCCATGCGCGTCGTCGGTAAGCTCGGCCAGGTCCTCGGTCCCCGCGGCCTCATGCCGAACCCGAAGGACGGCTCGGTCACCGCCGACGTCGCCACGGCCGTCAAGAACGCCAAGGCCGGCCAGGTCAAGTTCCGCAACGACAAGGGTGGCATCATCCACGCCACCATCGGCAAGGCCAGCTTCGACGCTGCCCAGCTTGCCGACAACCTGAATGCCCTGCTGGGCGACCTCGTGAAGGCCAAGCCGGCCGCCGCGAAGGGCCAGTACATCCAGAAGGTTGCGCTGTCGAGCACCATGGGCGTGGGCGTGCCGGTCGATACCTCGACCGTGAACACCTCGGCCAAGTAA
- a CDS encoding ATP-binding protein — MRLCIPNRLEDVFTALEHAETTLGRADIDDACRADVRLVLEELLVNTVRHGYPDGRHGTIEIKLEACTDVVRLELRDDAQPFNPLEHDPPDLPGDLADREVGGLGLHLARSIASDFEYARDAHGNRVVIRFDPTLSDEPSP, encoded by the coding sequence ATGCGGTTGTGCATTCCTAACCGTCTGGAGGACGTGTTCACGGCGCTGGAGCACGCCGAGACCACGCTCGGCCGCGCCGACATCGATGATGCCTGCCGCGCGGACGTACGCCTGGTGCTCGAAGAGCTGCTCGTAAACACGGTACGCCACGGGTACCCCGATGGCCGCCACGGCACCATCGAGATCAAGCTGGAAGCGTGCACCGACGTCGTTCGCCTGGAATTGCGCGATGACGCGCAGCCATTCAACCCACTGGAACACGATCCACCCGATCTTCCGGGCGACCTCGCCGATCGCGAGGTCGGCGGTCTCGGCCTGCACCTGGCCCGCAGCATCGCCAGCGATTTCGAGTATGCACGCGACGCACACGGCAACCGTGTCGTGATTCGCTTCGACCCCACCCTGTCCGACGAGCCCTCCCCATGA
- a CDS encoding acyl-CoA thioesterase — MPGTQRDVEFRFLAQPTDVNFGGKVHGGMVMKWIDQAGYACAVGWSGAYCVTVSVSGIQFLAPIHIGDLVTVRARLIHTGTSSMHLAVDVLAKDLRSGEPRLATSCVMVFVAMDKPDGGKPTPVPAWVPVEERDLRLQEYALKLMEMSRAMEPLVQKTREI; from the coding sequence ATGCCCGGTACCCAGCGTGACGTTGAATTCCGATTCCTGGCCCAGCCCACCGATGTGAACTTCGGCGGCAAGGTCCATGGCGGGATGGTGATGAAATGGATCGACCAGGCCGGTTATGCCTGCGCGGTGGGTTGGAGCGGGGCGTACTGCGTCACTGTCTCGGTCAGTGGCATCCAGTTCCTGGCGCCCATCCATATCGGCGACCTGGTCACCGTCCGCGCCCGGTTGATCCATACCGGTACCTCCAGCATGCACCTCGCGGTGGACGTCCTTGCGAAGGACCTCCGTAGCGGCGAGCCGCGCCTGGCCACCAGTTGCGTCATGGTGTTCGTGGCCATGGACAAGCCTGATGGCGGCAAGCCCACGCCGGTGCCCGCGTGGGTGCCGGTGGAGGAGCGTGACCTGCGCCTGCAGGAATACGCGCTCAAGCTGATGGAAATGTCCCGTGCGATGGAGCCTCTGGTGCAGAAAACGCGCGAAATCTGA
- the ychF gene encoding redox-regulated ATPase YchF, with protein sequence MGIKCGIVGLPNVGKSTLFNALTKAGIASANFPFCTIEPNTGIVPVPDPRLNELSAIVKPQKIIPTTMEFVDIAGLVAGASKGEGLGNKFLAHIRETDAIAHVVRCFEDDNIIHVANKVDPISDIETIDTELALADLEAVLKALDRATRSAKANDKDAMARKPVLEKLAKVLDQGRSARSAGLDAEEKALVRDMFLITMKPLMYIANVAENGFENNPHLDAVRARAVEEGAEVVPVCAAIEEELSQMDDADRDEFLKEMGFDEPGLNRVIRAGYKLLGLQTYFTAGEKEVRAWQVRAGSTAPQAAGVIHTDFERGFIRAETVAFDDFIKFKGEQGAKEAGRLRLEGKEYIVKEGDVLHFRFNV encoded by the coding sequence ATGGGCATCAAATGCGGCATCGTCGGCCTGCCTAACGTCGGCAAGTCCACCCTGTTCAACGCGCTCACCAAGGCGGGCATCGCGTCGGCCAATTTCCCGTTCTGCACGATCGAGCCGAACACCGGCATCGTCCCCGTGCCGGACCCGCGCCTCAATGAGCTCTCGGCGATCGTCAAGCCGCAGAAGATCATCCCGACCACCATGGAATTCGTGGATATCGCGGGCCTGGTGGCTGGCGCCTCGAAGGGTGAGGGCCTGGGCAACAAGTTCCTCGCGCACATCCGCGAAACCGATGCCATCGCCCATGTCGTGCGTTGCTTCGAGGATGACAACATCATCCACGTCGCCAACAAGGTCGATCCGATCTCCGATATCGAAACCATCGATACCGAGCTGGCGCTGGCCGACCTGGAAGCCGTGCTGAAGGCGCTCGACCGAGCCACGCGCTCGGCCAAGGCCAACGACAAGGACGCCATGGCCCGCAAGCCGGTGCTCGAGAAGCTTGCCAAGGTGCTCGACCAGGGCCGCAGCGCGCGTTCCGCTGGCCTCGATGCCGAGGAAAAGGCGCTCGTCCGCGACATGTTCCTGATCACCATGAAGCCGCTGATGTACATCGCCAACGTGGCGGAAAATGGCTTCGAAAATAACCCGCACCTCGATGCCGTCCGCGCCCGCGCGGTGGAAGAGGGTGCCGAGGTGGTGCCGGTGTGCGCCGCTATCGAAGAAGAACTTTCGCAGATGGACGACGCCGACCGCGACGAATTCCTGAAGGAAATGGGCTTCGACGAGCCGGGCCTGAATCGCGTGATCCGCGCTGGCTACAAGCTGCTCGGCCTGCAGACCTACTTCACCGCCGGCGAGAAGGAAGTCCGTGCCTGGCAGGTCCGCGCCGGCTCCACCGCGCCGCAGGCCGCAGGTGTCATCCACACCGATTTCGAGCGCGGCTTCATCCGCGCAGAAACCGTCGCCTTCGACGACTTCATCAAGTTCAAGGGCGAGCAGGGCGCCAAGGAAGCCGGGCGCCTGCGATTGGAAGGCAAGGAGTACATCGTGAAAGAAGGCGATGTGCTGCACTTCCGCTTTAACGTCTGA
- the tuf gene encoding elongation factor Tu produces the protein MAKGKFERTKPHVNVGTIGHVDHGKTTLTAALTKVGAERFGGEFKDYGSIDAAPEEKARGITISTAHVEYESPTRHYGHVDCPGHADYVKNMITGAAQMDGAILVCSAADGPMPQTREHILLSRQVGVPYIVVFLNKADMVDDAELLELVEMEVRELLSKYEFPGDDTPIISGSARLALDGDQSDIGVPAIIKLVDALDTWIPEPVREIDKPYLLPVEDVFSISGRGTVVTGRIERGVIKVGDAAEVVGLRDTQNTTVTGVEMFRKLLDQGQAGDNVGVLVRGLKREDVERGQVLAKPGSVTPHTEFEGEIYVLSKDEGGRHTPFFSNYRPQFYFRTTDVTGSIKLPEGTEMVMPGDNVKISVTLGFPIAMDEGLRFAIREGGRTVGAGVVAKIIK, from the coding sequence ATGGCAAAGGGTAAGTTCGAGCGCACCAAGCCGCACGTCAACGTCGGCACCATCGGTCACGTCGACCACGGCAAGACCACGCTGACCGCCGCGCTGACGAAGGTCGGTGCAGAGCGTTTCGGTGGTGAGTTCAAGGACTACGGTTCGATCGACGCAGCGCCGGAAGAGAAGGCGCGCGGTATCACGATCTCGACCGCCCACGTGGAATACGAATCGCCGACCCGTCACTACGGTCACGTCGATTGCCCGGGCCATGCTGACTACGTCAAGAACATGATCACCGGTGCCGCCCAGATGGACGGCGCGATCCTCGTCTGCTCGGCCGCTGACGGCCCGATGCCGCAGACCCGTGAGCACATCCTGCTCTCGCGTCAGGTCGGCGTGCCGTACATCGTCGTGTTCCTGAACAAGGCCGACATGGTCGACGACGCCGAGCTCCTTGAGCTCGTCGAGATGGAAGTTCGCGAACTGCTGTCGAAGTACGAGTTCCCGGGCGACGATACCCCGATCATCTCCGGTTCGGCCCGTCTCGCCCTCGACGGCGACCAGTCCGACATCGGCGTGCCGGCCATCATCAAGCTCGTTGACGCGCTTGACACCTGGATCCCGGAGCCGGTTCGCGAAATCGACAAGCCGTACCTGCTGCCGGTCGAAGACGTGTTCTCGATCTCGGGTCGCGGCACCGTCGTCACGGGCCGTATCGAGCGCGGCGTGATCAAGGTGGGTGATGCTGCTGAAGTCGTCGGTCTCCGCGACACGCAGAACACCACGGTCACGGGCGTCGAAATGTTCCGCAAGCTGCTGGATCAGGGTCAGGCCGGTGACAACGTCGGCGTGCTGGTCCGTGGTCTGAAGCGTGAAGACGTCGAGCGTGGCCAGGTCCTGGCCAAGCCGGGTTCGGTCACCCCGCACACGGAATTCGAGGGCGAGATCTACGTCCTGTCGAAGGACGAAGGCGGCCGTCACACCCCGTTCTTCAGCAACTACCGTCCGCAGTTCTACTTCCGTACCACGGACGTGACGGGCTCCATCAAGCTGCCGGAAGGCACCGAGATGGTGATGCCGGGCGACAACGTGAAGATCTCGGTGACCCTGGGCTTCCCGATCGCCATGGACGAAGGCCTGCGCTTCGCTATCCGCGAAGGTGGCCGCACCGTCGGCGCCGGCGTGGTTGCCAAGATCATCAAGTAA
- the nusG gene encoding transcription termination/antitermination protein NusG: MSKRWYVVHAYSGFEQQVRKALEERVKREGMEEKFGEILVPTEEVIEMRGGQKRRSERKFFPGYVLVQIETDTNGKTPRIDDECWHLVKETPKVMGFIGGTADRPHPIRDSEADNILSRVREGVEKPRPKVLFEPGEMVRVTEGPFNDFNGVVEEVNYEKSRLRVAVLIFGRSTPVELEFGQVEKA; this comes from the coding sequence ATGAGCAAACGCTGGTACGTCGTTCACGCCTATTCGGGGTTCGAGCAGCAGGTTCGCAAGGCCCTCGAAGAGCGCGTCAAGCGCGAGGGCATGGAAGAGAAGTTCGGTGAAATCCTGGTTCCGACCGAGGAAGTCATCGAGATGCGCGGCGGCCAGAAGCGCCGCAGCGAGCGCAAGTTCTTCCCTGGTTATGTCCTGGTCCAGATCGAAACCGATACCAACGGCAAGACGCCGCGTATCGACGACGAGTGCTGGCACCTGGTCAAGGAGACCCCGAAGGTCATGGGTTTCATCGGCGGCACCGCCGATCGCCCGCACCCGATCCGGGACTCCGAGGCCGATAACATCCTGAGCCGCGTGCGCGAAGGTGTTGAAAAGCCCCGCCCGAAGGTTCTCTTCGAGCCAGGCGAGATGGTCCGTGTCACCGAGGGCCCGTTCAACGACTTCAACGGCGTGGTCGAGGAAGTGAACTACGAAAAGAGCCGCCTGCGCGTCGCGGTGCTCATTTTCGGTCGCTCCACCCCGGTCGAGCTCGAGTTCGGCCAGGTCGAGAAGGCCTAA
- the rplK gene encoding 50S ribosomal protein L11: MAKKVIGYIKLQVKAGQANPSPPVGPALGQRGLNIMEFCKAFNAATQKLEPGLPIPVVITAYSDRTFTFITKTPPASILLKKITGVAKGSQKPNTDKVGKVTRAQLEEIAKQKEPDLTAADLDAAVRTIAGSARSMGLVVEG, encoded by the coding sequence ATGGCAAAGAAAGTCATTGGTTACATCAAGTTGCAGGTGAAGGCCGGTCAGGCCAACCCGTCGCCGCCGGTGGGTCCCGCCCTCGGTCAGCGCGGCCTGAACATCATGGAATTCTGCAAGGCGTTCAATGCCGCCACGCAGAAGCTCGAGCCGGGTCTCCCGATCCCGGTCGTGATCACGGCCTACTCGGACCGTACCTTCACCTTCATCACGAAGACCCCGCCGGCCTCGATCCTCCTCAAGAAGATCACGGGCGTGGCCAAGGGCTCGCAGAAGCCGAACACCGATAAGGTGGGCAAGGTCACCCGCGCCCAGCTCGAGGAAATCGCGAAGCAGAAGGAGCCGGATCTCACGGCTGCTGATCTCGATGCCGCCGTGCGTACCATCGCAGGCAGCGCGCGTTCCATGGGTCTGGTGGTGGAGGGTTAA
- a CDS encoding 50S ribosomal protein L25/general stress protein Ctc, with product MATNHKLTATSRKIEGKGASRRLRTAGYVPAIVYGAGAEPQAIQVLHNDILLGSRFESFYSSVIELTVDGKAQKVLIKDWQKHPFKQLMLHMDFQRVNENEAVRVAVPLHFLNQEKSPAGKTAGLVISHNLTEVTVSCLPKDLPEFIELDLAKLAAGDIIHLSDLKLPKGVEVPELGLGKEHDVAVVTVASIQEEVDPTAEGAEGASDEAK from the coding sequence ATGGCTACCAATCACAAGCTCACCGCCACGAGCCGCAAGATCGAAGGGAAGGGTGCGAGCCGCCGCCTTCGTACCGCGGGCTACGTGCCGGCTATCGTCTACGGCGCAGGCGCCGAGCCGCAGGCCATCCAGGTCCTGCACAACGACATCCTGCTCGGTTCGCGTTTCGAGTCGTTCTACTCCTCGGTCATCGAACTGACCGTCGACGGCAAGGCTCAGAAGGTCCTGATCAAGGACTGGCAGAAGCACCCGTTCAAGCAGCTCATGCTGCACATGGACTTCCAGCGCGTTAACGAGAACGAAGCCGTTCGCGTCGCCGTGCCGCTCCACTTCCTGAACCAGGAAAAGAGCCCGGCTGGCAAGACCGCTGGTCTGGTCATCTCGCACAACCTCACGGAAGTCACCGTGTCGTGCCTGCCGAAGGACCTGCCGGAGTTCATCGAACTCGACCTCGCCAAGCTCGCCGCCGGCGACATCATCCACCTCTCGGACCTCAAGCTGCCGAAGGGCGTGGAAGTGCCGGAACTGGGCCTGGGCAAGGAGCACGACGTCGCTGTCGTCACCGTCGCCTCGATCCAGGAAGAAGTGGACCCGACGGCCGAAGGCGCCGAGGGCGCTTCGGACGAAGCCAAGTAA
- a CDS encoding nucleotidyltransferase domain-containing protein, with product MISNDVREEVARRLRRAEEEHDVKVLLAVESGSRAWGFASPNSDYDARFIYVHRPEWYLSVSLEEQRDVIEYPIVDEMDINGWDVRKALRLFRRSNPGFVEWIQSPIIYERSGPFHDEARALLGEVYSVERGTYHYRSMAKTNYRGYLRDELVPLKKYFYVLRPLLAVRWLERYGKPAPIEFETLRTVIDPGTSLQKAIDDLLAVKRESPEMGLSPRIPPIQSFIEDELERLEHTVPPHQVRLSGSKEDTALSSLFRRVLRDTWA from the coding sequence ATGATCAGCAATGACGTTAGGGAAGAAGTAGCGCGCCGACTCCGCCGCGCCGAAGAGGAACACGACGTCAAAGTGCTCCTGGCTGTCGAATCCGGTAGCCGCGCCTGGGGCTTCGCCTCACCCAACAGCGACTACGACGCCCGCTTCATCTACGTGCACCGCCCCGAGTGGTACCTCTCGGTCTCGCTGGAAGAGCAGCGCGACGTCATCGAGTACCCAATCGTCGACGAGATGGACATCAACGGCTGGGATGTGCGCAAGGCGCTGCGGCTCTTCCGCCGCTCGAACCCGGGCTTCGTCGAGTGGATCCAGTCACCCATCATCTACGAGCGCAGCGGCCCGTTTCACGACGAAGCCAGGGCACTCCTGGGTGAGGTCTACTCCGTGGAGCGCGGTACCTACCACTACCGCAGCATGGCGAAGACCAACTACCGCGGCTATCTGCGCGATGAACTGGTGCCGTTGAAAAAGTACTTCTACGTCCTGCGTCCATTGCTCGCCGTACGCTGGCTGGAACGCTACGGCAAACCGGCACCCATCGAATTCGAGACCCTGCGTACCGTGATCGACCCAGGCACATCGCTGCAAAAGGCAATCGACGATTTGCTGGCGGTCAAACGCGAATCCCCTGAAATGGGACTCTCACCGCGCATTCCCCCGATCCAGTCATTCATCGAAGACGAACTGGAACGACTGGAGCACACCGTGCCACCGCATCAGGTACGCCTATCGGGTAGCAAGGAAGATACGGCGCTGTCGTCACTGTTCCGACGCGTGCTGCGCGATACCTGGGCCTGA
- the pth gene encoding aminoacyl-tRNA hydrolase, which yields MASLRLIVGLGNPGAEYVRTRHNAGFWCVDALAHEQGECWSFDGKLHGETCKVRIGGEAVWLLKPATFMNKSGIAVVSALRYYKIEPDECLVAHDELDLSPGTVRMKFDGGHGGQNGLRDIMAHLGHGKFHRLRVGIGHPGHRDKVTPWVLGRPNAADEDAIMHGIGRAFDVLPLAQEGKFEEAMKRLHTVA from the coding sequence ATGGCGTCACTACGTCTTATCGTCGGCCTCGGTAACCCCGGGGCCGAATACGTCAGGACCCGGCACAATGCCGGGTTCTGGTGTGTGGATGCCCTGGCCCATGAGCAGGGCGAGTGCTGGTCGTTCGATGGCAAGCTGCACGGCGAAACCTGCAAGGTGCGCATCGGCGGCGAGGCTGTCTGGCTGTTGAAGCCGGCCACGTTCATGAACAAGAGCGGCATCGCGGTGGTTTCCGCGCTGCGCTACTACAAGATCGAGCCGGATGAGTGCCTCGTCGCCCACGACGAGCTGGATCTCTCGCCCGGCACCGTCCGCATGAAGTTCGATGGTGGCCACGGCGGCCAGAACGGATTGCGCGACATCATGGCCCATCTGGGCCACGGCAAGTTCCACCGCCTGCGGGTCGGCATCGGCCACCCGGGGCACCGCGACAAGGTCACCCCGTGGGTGCTCGGCCGGCCCAACGCGGCTGACGAAGACGCCATCATGCACGGCATCGGGCGCGCGTTCGACGTGCTGCCGCTGGCGCAGGAAGGCAAGTTCGAAGAGGCGATGAAACGCCTGCACACGGTCGCCTGA
- a CDS encoding MarR family winged helix-turn-helix transcriptional regulator: MSEKSSTEGLQPPRTLDGQLCFALYSANLAMGKVYRQLLAKLDLTYPQYLVMLVLWERDGVTVSELGDRLFLDSATLTPLLKRLQAAGLVARNRSTSDERQVIVTLTDEGRALQAKAADVPVDLFCAMSCDIETLGSLKQQLEMLRGNLADSTK; the protein is encoded by the coding sequence ATGAGCGAGAAATCCTCCACCGAAGGCCTGCAGCCCCCGCGTACGCTGGACGGGCAGCTTTGCTTTGCCCTGTATTCGGCCAATCTGGCCATGGGGAAGGTGTACCGCCAGTTGCTGGCGAAGCTGGACCTGACCTATCCGCAGTACCTGGTGATGCTGGTGCTGTGGGAGCGCGATGGGGTGACTGTGTCGGAACTGGGCGATCGCCTGTTCCTGGATTCCGCCACGCTTACGCCATTGCTCAAGCGCCTTCAGGCGGCGGGTCTGGTGGCGCGTAACCGCAGCACCTCGGACGAGCGCCAGGTCATCGTGACGCTGACGGATGAGGGCAGGGCGCTGCAGGCGAAGGCGGCTGATGTGCCTGTCGATCTGTTTTGCGCGATGAGTTGCGATATCGAGACGTTGGGCTCGTTGAAGCAGCAGCTCGAGATGTTGCGCGGCAACTTGGCCGATAGCACGAAGTAA